The Sulfurospirillum diekertiae genomic sequence GTTGCTCACAAAAACAGTGAAAGTTCTCCTTCTCAGATTCCACTTTATGTGGTTTTGAGTGAATCTTCTAAATCACTTCCTTATGCTTCTAAAGAGGAGTTAAGTGCCAAACTAAGTGCATTAAAGCTGATGAATACGCAAGGCATGATGGTACCACTCTCAGAAGTGGTGCGTGTCGAAAAAGTGAAGTCAACGCCAACCATTATGTCCAAAAATTTGCAGACAATGGTGAGCATCGTTGCCGAAGCAGATTTGGTTTCTCAAGTGTATCCACTTTTGGATGCGCGCAGTCGTATTCAAGATACTTTGAAAGACGAGTTTGAAATTAGTCGAAGCCATCTCTTTGATTTAACACTCAAAGACAAAAAGAGTGGTGAAGTATTTAATCTTGTCTGGGATGGTGAAATGAAAGTAACGATGGATACGTTCCGAGATCTTGGCGGAGCTTTCATTGCGGCGCTGATTTTGATTTTCTTGTTAATGGTCGTTTACTATAAAAGCTTTGCACTCTCTGGTATTGTGCTTTTAGGAAGTTTCCTCTCCATCATTGGGGTGATTGTTGGGCATTGGATCATGGATCTGTTCACATCAACAACTTTCTTTCTCACAGCAACGTCGCTGATTGGTTTTATTTCATTGATGGGTATTAGTTCACGAAATGCACTGTTATTGATTGATTTTACCAAGGCGTTAATGACTCAGGGAATGGATAAACAAGAGGCGATTGCAAAAGCGAGTGCTACCAGAGCAAAACCGATTGTTCTTACTGCTGCTGCAATTATTTTAGCGAGTACATTGCTGGCAACCGATCCTATTTTTGGTGGATTGGGTGTTGCATTGATCTTTGGAACAATTGCGGCGGTTATCGTATCGTTAATTGTTGTTCCTGTACTCATGAGTAACACGAAAGCGATCTAAAGAGATTTACATGTAAAGCATAAGGGAACTTATCGCTTTACATGTAAAAATTTTCTGCGGGTTAAAATCAATAAGCGCATCATGCGAAAAGCAAAAAGACGTTTGTTCATAATGCTAATTTTGCGACAATTCTCATTTTTTAAACATTCAAATACTTCTTCTAATGCCAATTTCTCACTTACAGATAAGTTTGTCATACCGTTCCTTTTTGCCCGTCATTGATCTTACGCACTAATCTCACAATATCTTCATCTTTTAACATACCCAACATATTAAAAACTACTGGAATGCCCATAGGAGCGCTACTACCGAGTCTCCACTCTTGATAGGTACGCATGGATATTCCAAAAGTTTCTGCCATCTTTTTTTGAGAAATCTTCTTCCCCATATTTTCGGCTTCAATGGCATTATGCAAAAGATTGATGATATCGCTTGTTTTCATCGTATTATAGTACAAAAAAATGTATTAAACATAAATTAAAACGTATTAAATATACTAATTAATTTATATTTTAAACTTTTTATAGAATATTATACCAATAATATTGTTTATTATAACAATTATATTGATTTAAATATACAATATATTGTATAAAAATAGGCGATTTTGTTGTCACCACTTTTTTCGCTATAATGATGAAAACTAAAATTTAGGAGAATGTATGGCCTCTATTTCAATGGGCGACTTAAAAAAAGGGTTAAAGATCGAAATTAACGGTACACCGTATAAAATCGTAGAGTATCAACATGTTAAACCAGGAAAGGGTGCGGCATTTGTACGCTGTAAAATCAAATCATTTATGGATGGCAAAGTTATCGAAAAAACATTTCATGCAGGCGATAAATGTGAAACACCACATCTTGAAGATAAAATCATGCAGTTTTTGTATGATGATGGTGAGTTCTTACAATTTATGGACAGCGTATCGTATGAGCAAATTGCCTTATCACACGATCAAGTGGGCGAAGCAGCGGACTGGATCATTGATGGTATGAATGTAGATATGCTGTACCATAATGGTAAACCTATCAGCGTTGAAGCACCTCAATTTGTTGAGCTTAAAATCGTTGAGACTCCTCCTAACTTTAAAGGAGATACTCAAGGTGGTAAAAAACCTGCAACGCTTGAGAGTGGTGCTGTTGTTCAAGTACCTTTCCACGTGGTTGAAGGCGATGTCATCAAAGTTGACACCGTTCGCGGCGAGTATTTAGAAAAAGTCAAATAATCTTACATGTAAAAACATAGTACAGGTGATTGTACTATGTTTTTACGCTCTCTCCTCTCTGCTTTCATGTTATAATAACTCCAACTCAATCGTTTGATAGGAGTGTTGCCATGTTGACGAATCTCTCCATTAAAGCGCGTAATATTTTACTAGCATGTGTCGTTTTATTGGGGCTTACCGCCATTCATACAACGGCAAAATTTTTTCATGATAAAGAAAAAGTCCTTTTAAATCTTCGTGAGAATATCTCTTCGCTTAAAGAAGATATTTTGACGCTTCGTAAACATGAAAAAGACTTTTTGATGCGCCATGATGTCACGTATGAAAAAGCACTGTTAGAAGCATCTACAAAACTTTTGGAACGTTTAAAAATTATTACTCAAAAAGCAGATGAAAAAGGCATTAATACAACTGATCTTAGGCAGTTGCAAGAAGTTATCACTACCTACGTACGTATTTTTAATGAAGTAGCCGCTCAAAAAAAGAGAATAGGTCTTAGTCCTGAAGCGGGGCTTGAAGGACACATGCGTCAAGCGATTCATGAAGCGGAGAGTGGATTTAAAGATCTTAAAGATTACAAAATGCAGACGCTGATGCTGACGTTGCGTCGTAATGAAAAAGACTTTATGCTCCGTCTTTCTCCCAAATATGCCGAAGAGCATCGTGTCAATTATGAAAAGGCGCTTGCGTATGCGCAGAGTCATGAAGAGCTTGCTTTTTCTGTGAAACTTCTTGAGACGTATCGCCAGAGCTTTGTTGAATTTGTGAAGGCCTATGAAGTGTTAGGGTTGAATGAAAAAAGTGGGCTCAATGGAAAACTTCGCGACACCGTACACCAAACCGAAGCGCTTGTGGCAAAATCTACGCAGACATTGGACACCGAAATTGATGAGAGTATTCGTAGGACAACCGTGATTTATGTCATCGTAGGTGGAATGATCGTGGGAAGTGTGTTGTGTCTCATTTTCTTGATCATTCGCAGTGTTTTAGTTCCCTTGCGTGGTTTAACTCAAGCGATTGTTGCCAATGAACGCGATTTAACCCTTCGTTACAGTACGCCTTACAACGATGAGCTCAAAGAGATTGTTGATGCCCTGAATGCCTTTATGGAGCGGTTGCGAAAGATTGTGATTGGCGCGATTCATGCGAGTGATGAGAATGCCGCCGTGTCGCATGAACTCTCGACCACATCCAACAACATCGGTAAACGTGCAGAAGAAGAGAGCCACATCGTGGCGCGTACGACTCAAACGGGCAATCAAGCACGTGATAACATCGATGGCTCTGTAGATAACTCCAAAAAGGCACAAGTTGAAATTATCCAAACCAACGAGGCACTCACGGAGGCCAATCAAATTTTTACGGTTTTAATTGCAAAAATTGAGCAAACAGCTGTCGTCGAGAGTGAGTTACAAACCAAAATGGTCACACTGTCGCATGATGCTGATAATGTCAAAGGAATTTTAAGCGTGATTAGTGACATCGCCGATCAGACCAACTTATTGGCACTCAATGCTGCCATCGAAGCCGCACGTGCAGGTGAACATGGCAGAGGATTTGCGGTTGTGGCGGATGAGGTGCGTAAATTGGCGGAACGAACCCAGAAAAGTTTGGTCGAAATCCACGCAACGGTCAGTGTCATAGTGCAAGCGATTGTCAATGCCGCCGCGCAGATAGAACAAAATGCAACACTGTTTGAAGGTCTTGTAACCCAATCAGCGGAAGTTTCCCATAAAATAGACACGTCGGTGCTTCTCATGGGCAATGCCATTAACGTGGTCGCTTTAGCCACCCGTACTTCGGAAGAGACCGGCAGTGAGATCAAAACGATTGTCGACGAGATTAATGAGATCAACCATATCACATCAAGCAATGCAAGAGACATCGAAGAGATTGCTTCAGCGGCAGAACATCTGCACAGCGTGACGCAAAAACTCAACGACCAGTTACACTATTTTAAAGTTTAAAACAAGGAGTTCAAAATGAGCAAAAAAGTGATTGTCCCTTTGGCGGAGGGATTTGAAGAGATCGAAGCCTTGAGTATTGTCGATATTTTAAGACGAGCAGGGATTGAGGTGGTGATGGCAGGCTTAGAATCTTTACATGTAAAAGGGGCACACGGTGTTACCGTCGTAGCAGACGCACTTTTAAAAGAGTTAGATGGAAACCGTTTTGATATGATAGCGCTTCCTGGAGGACTCCCCGGTGCGACCAATTTAGCCGCAGATCAAAACGTGCAAGCACTCCTGAAAGCCTTTGATGCCAAAGGCAAAGCGATAGCCGCTATTTGCGCCGCTCCTTATGCGCTTAAAACGGCGGGCGTGCTTAAAAACACCTACACGTGTTACCCAGGATTTCAGGCTAAAATTGGCGCAGAAGGGTACACCGCAAACGCTAAAGTGATCAAAGAAGGCAATGTAACAACATCGCAAGGGCCTAGCACCGCCATGCTATTTGCACTCTCACTCGTGGAAGAGTTGTGCTCTAAAAATGTAGCGGATGCGTTAGCCAAAGATTTATTGATAGTGTCATAGTAGGTACAAAATAGGAGATTGTGGTATGTTGTCGAAAATTAAAGTTAAACTCATTTTTTTATTTGTCATTTTATGTGTTGGTTTTGGTATTATTGGTTTTGATACCATTAAGATGGGCTCCGATGCAAAAGGTGTTGCCGTGCGTTTTCAGGCGCTTCAACGTCTTGAAGCTGATGTCTTGACCTGCATGATGGATCTTCGAGGTTTTCAGCTTTTGGGCAATCCAAAAATGCTCGAACACTATGAGCAAAGTTATCAAAAATCATCACAAACTATTGACAAGCTGGCAACCATTTTTTTAAGTAAAGTCAATCAAGAAAAAATAGCAGCCATTAAAAAGAATTTTGAAGAGTGGCATACCATGAATGTGCCACGTGTGAAGATTTTAGCACAGTATGGTAAAGGGGTCAACGACCCAACGTTTGAGCAATACCATCCAGCAGAACACGCAACACTTAACACCTTAACGCAAGAGAGTGCCGTACATTTTGATACCTTAGTGGAACAGTTACAGTCCCTAACGAAAAGTGTTGAAAAAACAAATTTCGCACGTTTGGATACGGATGAGTGGGTCAATAAAATTGCGCTAGTCATTATTTTAATGGTTGTATCTGTTGCATTTATGATGATTGCGCGAAGTATTCACCGCTCTGTTGCTGAAGCTCAAAGCAAATGCGAACAGATGCGTCAGAGCAAAGCGCTCAATATGTCACTGCAAATTTCCAGCCATGACGAGATTAGCGAAACCATGCAAACGGTCAATGCTCTTTTGAATGAAATAGCGACGGCGATTGCGCAAGCCAAAGATAATGCGGCTGAAAATGCTTCGGTGGCGGAAGAGCTTTCCAGTACCAGCCTAGAGATTGGTAAACGCGCGGAAGAGGAAGCTAATGTGGTAAAAGAGACTACCAAGGAAGCCGAAACGGTTGCTTTAGAAATTGAACGCACGAGTGCCGATGTAACCCGTGTTAAAGAGACGATTTATACCGCGCAAAAGAGCCTTTTGTTGGCGCAAAATTTGTTGAACGAAACGATTGCACAACTGGATGATACGGTTCATGCAGAATCAGACATTAACGCGCGTCTCAATCAGCTCTCACAGGATACCGATCAAGTGAAGAGTGTGTTGGATGTCATTAGCGATATTGCAGAGCAGACCAATCTTTTAGCACTGAATGCTGCAATAGAAGCGGCAAGGGCAGGGGAGCATGGGCGTGGATTTGCTGTCGTGGCGGATGAAGTGCGCAAGTTGGCGGAGCGAACCCAAAAGAGCTTGGTGGAGACCAATGCAACGATCAATGTGATTGTTCAGTCTATTCAAGATATTTGTGGGCAAATGAATCATAATGCAAAGCGTATTCATGATTTGGGCGCGTTCTCCGTTAAAGTCAGTACACAAACGGGTGATGCGGTCAGTTTGCTCGATGAAAGCGCTCATGCTGCCGATGGTGTTGTTGCAAAAGCAGAAAACAATGTTAAGCGTATCAATACCGCCGTCATTCATAAAATCGAAGCGATCAATAGCCTTTCAAGTTCCAATGCAAGAAGTGTCGAAGAGATCGCTGCTGCCGCTGAACATTTGGCACGTTTATCGGAGAGTTTGAGCCTCACATTAGCACAATTTAAAACCGCGTAACCTTTTACATGTAAAGCTTATACCTCTTTGCAAAATCGAAGAGGTATAAGTGACTACACTGTCTTCCTATAAAACAAAACAAATAATACTAAGAATGAATTAAGTGAATAAAATATATTATTGCATACTATTTTATTAAAAGATAATAATGTCAATTTCAACAATTAAAAGTAAACTGATACTTCTTTTGGTCGTATTGCTTACCAGTTTTGGTATTTTAGGTTACGAACTAAACCATTTGTCTAGTGTTGGAAAAGTGGCAGCGATGCGCTTGGCGGGGACGAGCGAGATAGAAGAACATATTTTACAAATGCGGTTAGAGCAATGGAATTATCAAATTTATTTTCAACAAAAAAATCTTGATAGGTATAAAGAGCATTATGAAGACGCTGTTAAAAAAATGGAGACGCTCTCTGGGCAGTTGCTTTTGAAAACCAATCAAGAAAAAGTGATCACCATTAAAAAAGGTCTTGAGGCGTGGTATGCTCTTGACGAACAGCGCATGGCACTTTGGAAAAAATATGGGAAAAAAGTGCATGAGCCCTCTTTTGAGGTAGACCATAAGGCTGATTATGAGATGCTGGAACGCATAGCCAAAGAGAGTGGCGAAATATTTAATCCATTATTGGTACAGCTTAAAGATATTCATGATCAGATTAAAACAGTCAATTTTGAAAAACTTGATACGGCTAAACTAACGTCGATTACACTGCTGATCGTGGTTATTATCGTAGTGCTGATCATCTTTTTTATCATCAATTCATCGATACAATCTTCTGTAGAGCGTGCGAAAAAAAGCTGTGATGCGATAATTCATACGAAAGATTTAAGTCTGAAAATAGAAACCGGTAGTCACGATGAGATTAGTGGCATTACCCATGCTGTCAATACGCTTTTGGCGGAACTCAAAAATGCAATTTCAAATGCAAAAAGCAATGCTATCGAAAATGCTTCTGTGGCGGAGGAACTTTCTAGTACCAGTTTGCAAATTGGTAAGCGTGCCGAAGAAGAATCCGCTATTGTCTTTCAAACAACAAGCGATGCTGGGATCGTTTCATCACAGATGGATGAAGCCAAAAATCAAGCAAAAAAAGTAAAAGAAGTCACTGGTGATGCCCAAAAAAGCTTTAGTATTGCTCAAAATTTACTCGAAGAGACAATCTCTCAACTCAACCAAACCGCGCACGCCGAAGCTGCCATCAATGAACGCCTTAACCACCTTGCTGAAGAGGCTCAACAGGTACGATCAGTTTTAGATGTTATCGGCGATATTGCAGATCAAACGAACTTATTAGCGCTGAATGCAGCGATTGAAGCAGCGCGTGCGGGAGAACATGGGCGTGGATTTGCCGTCGTTGCCGATGAGGTGCGAAAATTGGCAGAGAGAACCCAAAAAAGTTTGGTTGATACCAACGCAACGGTCAATGTCATCGTTCAATCTATCGGTGATATCAGTGGCGAGATGAATGGCAATGCGAAACGCATCAATGAATTAACCGAGTTTTCTACCAAAGTAACGACTCAAACGAGTGATGCGGTTGCAATGTTGGCACAAAGCGTTGAAGCGACGGATGAAGTGGTTGATAAAGCCGATTCCAATGTGAAATTGATTAAAAGTGCTGTCATTGAAAAAATTAGCACGATTAATGAACTCTCAAGCTCTAATGCAAGAAGTGTCGAAGAGATCGCCTCGGCAGCAGAACATCTCTCTAAATTAGCAGGTTCACTCAGTAGCACGCTCTCCCAGTTTAAAACCGCGTAAACTTTACATGTAAAGAGTAGAAATACTCTTTACTTCTCTTCGTACTTGAGTTTTAAACCGTCACTGCCCATCACAAAACCGCTAATGACAATCTTTCCTTCATGTACCATTTTATGATGTTTGGCACACAATGGGATAAGGTTGTAACGGTGATTTTGGTGAAAGTGGTCGATGTTGCCGTGCTCATCTGCGCACTCTTGCGCTTTAATGTGATGCACCTCTTCAACATACTCATCACACAGCGCACATTTGGCAAGGTAGAGGTTTTTATTGTATTTACTGCGTTTTTTCTGCTTTAAAAGCTCCATATCGCCCAGTTCACCTGCAAGGCTTCTACGAATGTCGTAGGCGGTTTTAATAAACGTTGGGTCCATATGCAATGATTTTGCAAACTCTAAACCGTACAGTGAGCTTCCACTTCCAATTTCCAGTTTTCGGTTGTACAAAAGCTTGTCACTCTCCTCATCGTAACTCACACCCAAATGGAGGTAAATCACCTTTTTAAGCTCCGAAATGAGTGAAAGACGGTTTAGTTGATGTAAGTGCGTGGCAAAGACAAAGAAAGAGCCTAACGTGTGCATTTTAATGACGCTGCTTGCCACAATCGCCAAAGCCGATTCGGTCTCCGTTCCATGGCTAATCTCATCACCTAGTACAAGGGAAAACTCCGTGGCGCGGTTGAAAATATTTTTAAGCTCTAACATCTCCACCGTAAACGTTGAAAGCCCTTTGTAGAGATTATCATGGCTGATAATGCGTGTAAAGATTTTATCGAAAAGATGAAAACGCAGACTCGCACACGGCACAAAAAAGCCCGCTTGCGCCATAATGACGGCGATACCAAGGCTTTTCATTAAAGAGGATTTACCGCTGGAGTTGATGCCATAGAGCAAGATACCTTGCACATCATTCTCATGACACGCTTCAAGCGTAACATGATCGTGCGTGATCTCTGGCGTGCAATGCCCTAAGAAAAGATCGTTAGGAATGTAAATGCCATTCTCTTCGCGCGATTCAATGAGCGGATGACGTAGCCCTATGGCTTCAATAAAACGCCCTTTCTCTTGCATCGGTAAAAGCTCAGGTCGGACGTAGTTGTATAAAACGGCACATTTGGCATTGCTTAGCGCAACATCCAGTGTGCCCACAAACGAGATGAGATGCTCCAGCGTCAACGCATAATGCGTCTCGATTTTCTCTAACATCTCATCGTAACGTTGTTTCACCAATGCGATCATTTGAAGGTTGCTCAGCGTTATCTCTTGGGAAATCTCATCAATGAGTGAGGCAGAAATCTTCACGCTATTTTTGAGGTGCTTGTAGGTAAAATCTTTGAAGAAATAGTGTTGCTCGCCAATGGTGATAAAGCTTTGCATCAGTTTGTCTTCAATGAGCGCAAAACGGTTTCTGCTGATCGCAATGTAATGTCCCTCACTCTCCAACCATTCGATGCTCAGTGTGGAGCGATTGCCTTCTTCAAAGAGCGCTTCAATGTGGTTTGCGATGTGCTCGAGTGCGCTAAAACGCTCTTGTTTGTTTTGTTCTATTTTATCAATTTGCGGAAAGATCCCTTTTTGAAACAGATTTTCACTAATCTGATCTTTTCGAAATTTCGCGCAACTATCCAGTACAAAAGTATTTTTAAGCATCAAAAGCAGTGCTTCACTTTCATCGAAAAGCTCTTTGGGAATGGGTACTTTTTTAAGCTCTGCTGCTTTGAGAATGCCCAAAATCGCTTCAAGCGATGTCCCGAGGTAATCAAGCTCCAACGGGTGCAGCTTTTTAAGTGCAATACGCCTTAAAATGCGTTCCAAATCGTAGACTTGTTTGAGCGCAATTTCAAATTTTTTATAATCGCTGATGAGTTGAGCGCTTAAATCAAAACGCTCATTTAAGGTTTTAAGGTCACAAATGGGATTGAGCAGGCGCTCTTTTAAAAGCCGTTTTCCGATGGCGGTGGAGGTCTGATCGATCAGGTTTAAAAGCGTCATCTCCGAAGGGTTTTTAGAGATGATGTCGAGCTGTTCGAGTGCATTGTTGCCGATGTAGAGGTAACGACTGTTGCCAAGCAAAATAGGGCGGCTCATCTTCTCAATGATATTAGCATCGTGTTCGATGATAAAATCGCATAAAATCGCCAATGATTCACTGGCATATGGGTAGCGTTCGATGTCAAGATATTCGATGGGAGAGAGGAGGGAACGAATGGCGTAAATGCGTCCAAAAAGCTCGTTTTGATAGGTCACTTTCAAGCGCTCTTTGTTGATGCAATGAACTACGCTGGGCGTAATTTCAAGGTAATTTTGCACCCATTCTTTATCGATGCTCTCCGTGTTAAACGTGAGCACGATTTCGCTGGTTTTATAGGTTTGTAAAAGGTTAAAGATTTCATCGAGGGCATAGGTTTTATCTTCTCTTGTGCCATGCACTTCGTTGATCATCGTTTTACCGGTAGTGACATCAATCGCACTGTAGCCAACAGAATAAATTTGGTGATTGCAGTCAATCAACAAAGAGACGAGGTAGTTTTCACTGGATTCGATGAGATAGTCAAAATTCGTTCCGGGGCTTATAATGTTGGAGATGTAACGTTTGACATGCGGTGGCTCACCCTTTTGGCGTACCAAAACGATGGTGTATTTTTTACTTTGAACCAGGCGGTTGAGGTAGCGATCCAGCGAAACAGAAGGGATGCCCGCCAGCAGAGGATTTTGCAGTGAATTTTCTAAAATGGATTTGTTTTTACGGGTAAGCTGGATGTTGAGTAGCTCTGAAACTTCCTTGGCTTTACCGATTTGATGCGTTTCATTATTGACTTCATAGGTTTCAAAAAAAGAGCCGATTTCCATAAAAACAATGGTGTTCTTGCCATATTTTGCTTCAAAAAAGAGCTGAAGGTCGAAGTAAATTTCAGTGAGTAATCTCTCTTTTGAGCAGAGCATTTGCGCAATATTTTCAAGCATTCGTGTCGTTTCCACCTCGTTAAAGTGGTTAGATTATAGCGCACGAAAGCATAAAGTTTGGTTTGGTAAAAGCCGTTTTAAGGTACAATAATAGCACTTAATGTAAAGGATAACCATGGAGATTGAAATTTCAACCCCCGCCCTTTTGTTTCCTGCGGTTTCGCTTCTTTTGTTGGCGTATACCAACCGTTTTCTAGCGGTGGCACAACTGGTTCGCATGCTTCATCGCCAATCACAAGAGCGAGAAAACTGTGAAGAGTTCAAACAGATTCAAAGCCTCAAATACCGTTTGGAACTCACCAAATGGATGCAATTTTTTGGTGTACTTTCGATCTTACTCTGTACACTTTCAATGTTCGAGCTTTTTTTAGGGCTTTTTGGCATTGGTAAACAGATTTTTGGGCTGAGCCTTATTGCGATGTGTGTATCTCTTTTTATCTCTCTTTGGGAAGTGATGATTTCCACCAGAGCGCTTAATATGGAACTGAGCGATATGCACAATCGTTGCAAAATAATCGAGGATAAATGAACCAATACTTGCTTGTAGGCGAAAAAAACCGCCTCAAAATCAACCGTTATACCGACAATGGCGTGTACCTGATCTGTGAAGATCAAGATGAAGTTTTAATGCCGAATCAATACGTGACCTACGCGATGAAAGAGGGCGACGAGATCGATGTGTTTGTCTATTTTGACTCCGAAGATCGCATCGTGGCGAGTACCACCTTTCCTAAAGCAATGCTCGATCAATTTGGCTGTTTTGAAGTGGTCGATGTCACGCCCTTTGGAGCGTTTTTGGACTGGGGTTTGCCTAAAGACCTTTTGGTTCCCAAAGCGTTGCAGAAATTTCCTTTTTACGTCGGTATGAAGGTGATCGTTCAGGTCAGCTTGGACGATGAGACGGGGCGTATTATCGGAACACAAAAGTACAACGACTTTCTCAAAAAAGATTTGAGTGCGCTCAAACTCAAACAAGAGGTGAACCTTTTGGTGCGTGAACGCACCCCGCTTGGCTTTAAAGTGATTGTCAACAACCTGTACGATGGGCTCATCTTTCACAATGAAATTTTTGAAAACGTTGAGATTGGCGATGAAAAAGTGGGTTATATCAAAACCCTTCGCAAAGACGGCAAACTGGACATTGTGTTGCGCCCCATTGGCGATAAAAGCGATGAAGTTGCCGCGGCTAAGATTGTTGAGATTTTAAGCTTTACAGGTGGTTCGTGCGAGATGAATTACAAGAGCACACCTGAGCTGATTTCGGATCGTTTTGGGCTGAGCCGTAAGGCGTATAAACGTGCCCTTACCAAACTGATTGAGGCTAAAAAACTCGAAGTGAATGATGAAGGTATGCGTCTTTTATGAGTCGAATTGCCATCATCGGAGCAGGCGCCTCAGGTCTTGTCTGTGCCATTGAAGCTTCTCGCAAAGGGCATAATGTGACGCTCTTTGAGAAGAACAGTAAAGTCGGGCGTAAGATTTTAGCCACGGGGAATGGCAAATGCAATATCTCCAATGAAAAGATTCAGTTAGAGCGTTATCATGGAAAATCCCCAAGCTTTGCCAAAGAGGCATTGAAACGTTTTGACACCTTTACATGTAAAGCTTTTTTTCGCTCGTTAGGTCTGGAAATGCGCGAGGGCGAAGAGGGTAGACTGTATCCTATGAGCCATCAAGCTTCCAGTGTGGTGGATATGCTTTTGCATGAAGTGCGATCTTTACATGTAAACATTGTGCTTGAGTGCGAAGTCACCAAAATCGAGAAAAAAGATGCCGCATTTGTTTTACATGTAAACGAGAAAACAGATGTTTTTGATGCGTGTGTCATTGCCACAGGAAGCGTTGCAATGCCCACGCTTGGAAGTTCTGGTAGTGGGTATGGTTTTGCAAAAAGCTTGGGTCATAGCGTCATTGAACCGTACCCTTCTTTGGTGCAGTTTGTCTGTGACGAGTCTCACCTTAAAGAGGTGAGTGGCGTGAAGATGGACGCGAACGTAGAGCTTTACATCGACAATCAAAAATGCCAAAGTGTGCAAGGCGATCTGCTTTTTACAGCATACGGACTTTCTGGTTCGGCGATTTTAGACCTGAGCCGTAAAGCCTCTCATGCTTTGGTGCAAGGCGAATCCGTCGATGTCGTGCTCGATCTTTTGCCCAATCTTTCGCGCGAAGCACTGACTTCTCTGTTTCAAAAAAGGCTTGCCGTTGGCAAAGAGAAGTCACTCTCGTTGTGGCTTGAGGGGATGATACCTAAAAAATTAGCGTATTTCATCATTGAAAATACTCACCTATCTCATATCAAAGAAGCCTCATCCTTGGGCGCTAAAGAGATTAAAAAAATGGTGTTTGCACTTAAATCACTCCGTTTACATGTAAAAGCAACCAAAGGGTTTGAGAGTGCCGAAGTGTGTGCCGGTGGTGTCGATGTGAGCGAATTGGAGAGTAAAAACTTGATGTCAAAGAAGATTCAAAATCTCTATTTTTGTGGGGAAGTGTTGGACATAGATGGCGATTGTGGTGGTTTTAATCTTCATTTTGCATGGGCTTCTGGGTATCTTGTAGGACAGAGTCTTTAGCTTTTTAAATACACTATTATGTATACTCAATTGTAAAAAGTA encodes the following:
- a CDS encoding methyl-accepting chemotaxis protein; translation: MSISTIKSKLILLLVVLLTSFGILGYELNHLSSVGKVAAMRLAGTSEIEEHILQMRLEQWNYQIYFQQKNLDRYKEHYEDAVKKMETLSGQLLLKTNQEKVITIKKGLEAWYALDEQRMALWKKYGKKVHEPSFEVDHKADYEMLERIAKESGEIFNPLLVQLKDIHDQIKTVNFEKLDTAKLTSITLLIVVIIVVLIIFFIINSSIQSSVERAKKSCDAIIHTKDLSLKIETGSHDEISGITHAVNTLLAELKNAISNAKSNAIENASVAEELSSTSLQIGKRAEEESAIVFQTTSDAGIVSSQMDEAKNQAKKVKEVTGDAQKSFSIAQNLLEETISQLNQTAHAEAAINERLNHLAEEAQQVRSVLDVIGDIADQTNLLALNAAIEAARAGEHGRGFAVVADEVRKLAERTQKSLVDTNATVNVIVQSIGDISGEMNGNAKRINELTEFSTKVTTQTSDAVAMLAQSVEATDEVVDKADSNVKLIKSAVIEKISTINELSSSNARSVEEIASAAEHLSKLAGSLSSTLSQFKTA
- a CDS encoding MutS-related protein; translation: METTRMLENIAQMLCSKERLLTEIYFDLQLFFEAKYGKNTIVFMEIGSFFETYEVNNETHQIGKAKEVSELLNIQLTRKNKSILENSLQNPLLAGIPSVSLDRYLNRLVQSKKYTIVLVRQKGEPPHVKRYISNIISPGTNFDYLIESSENYLVSLLIDCNHQIYSVGYSAIDVTTGKTMINEVHGTREDKTYALDEIFNLLQTYKTSEIVLTFNTESIDKEWVQNYLEITPSVVHCINKERLKVTYQNELFGRIYAIRSLLSPIEYLDIERYPYASESLAILCDFIIEHDANIIEKMSRPILLGNSRYLYIGNNALEQLDIISKNPSEMTLLNLIDQTSTAIGKRLLKERLLNPICDLKTLNERFDLSAQLISDYKKFEIALKQVYDLERILRRIALKKLHPLELDYLGTSLEAILGILKAAELKKVPIPKELFDESEALLLMLKNTFVLDSCAKFRKDQISENLFQKGIFPQIDKIEQNKQERFSALEHIANHIEALFEEGNRSTLSIEWLESEGHYIAISRNRFALIEDKLMQSFITIGEQHYFFKDFTYKHLKNSVKISASLIDEISQEITLSNLQMIALVKQRYDEMLEKIETHYALTLEHLISFVGTLDVALSNAKCAVLYNYVRPELLPMQEKGRFIEAIGLRHPLIESREENGIYIPNDLFLGHCTPEITHDHVTLEACHENDVQGILLYGINSSGKSSLMKSLGIAVIMAQAGFFVPCASLRFHLFDKIFTRIISHDNLYKGLSTFTVEMLELKNIFNRATEFSLVLGDEISHGTETESALAIVASSVIKMHTLGSFFVFATHLHQLNRLSLISELKKVIYLHLGVSYDEESDKLLYNRKLEIGSGSSLYGLEFAKSLHMDPTFIKTAYDIRRSLAGELGDMELLKQKKRSKYNKNLYLAKCALCDEYVEEVHHIKAQECADEHGNIDHFHQNHRYNLIPLCAKHHKMVHEGKIVISGFVMGSDGLKLKYEEK
- a CDS encoding DUF2721 domain-containing protein yields the protein MEIEISTPALLFPAVSLLLLAYTNRFLAVAQLVRMLHRQSQERENCEEFKQIQSLKYRLELTKWMQFFGVLSILLCTLSMFELFLGLFGIGKQIFGLSLIAMCVSLFISLWEVMISTRALNMELSDMHNRCKIIEDK
- a CDS encoding CvfB family protein encodes the protein MNQYLLVGEKNRLKINRYTDNGVYLICEDQDEVLMPNQYVTYAMKEGDEIDVFVYFDSEDRIVASTTFPKAMLDQFGCFEVVDVTPFGAFLDWGLPKDLLVPKALQKFPFYVGMKVIVQVSLDDETGRIIGTQKYNDFLKKDLSALKLKQEVNLLVRERTPLGFKVIVNNLYDGLIFHNEIFENVEIGDEKVGYIKTLRKDGKLDIVLRPIGDKSDEVAAAKIVEILSFTGGSCEMNYKSTPELISDRFGLSRKAYKRALTKLIEAKKLEVNDEGMRLL